One Panicum virgatum strain AP13 chromosome 9K, P.virgatum_v5, whole genome shotgun sequence genomic region harbors:
- the LOC120652681 gene encoding CASP-like protein 4B1, translating to MAMVTTDAAGAAATAIEKPADTEKPDYVPYNGNSTADGGGGVVDSVVARWRREDMLDKSPLALHAAAAAFAFVALVLVASNQHGDWMQFDRYQEYKYLLAIAALAFLYSLAQAARHALRMRGGVDPVSAPSGRLLDFVGDQAVAYLLMSALSAAVPITNRMRSAVVNNFTDATAAAISMAFFAFVALALSAVVSGYKLSKQTYM from the exons ATGGCGATGGTCACGACcgatgccgccggcgccgccgccacggccatcGAGAAGCCGGCGGACACCGAGAAGCCGGACTACGTCCCCTACAACGGCAACTCCACCGCGGATGGCGGCGGGGGCGTGGTGGATTCGGtggtggcgcggtggcggcgggaggaCATGCTCGACAAGAGCCCCCTCgcgctgcacgccgccgcggccgccttcgCCTTCGTCGCGCTCGTGCTCGTCGCGTCCAACCAGCACGGCGACTGGATGCAGTTCGACCGCTACCAGGAGTACAA GTACCTGCTCGCAATCGCGGCGCTGGCGTTCCTCTACTCGCTGGCGCAGGCGGCGCGGCACGCGCTCCGGATGCGTGGCGGCGTCGACCCCGTCTCCGCACCGTCAGGGAGGCTGCTCGATTTCGTCGGTGATCAG GCAGTTGCGTACTTGCTGATGTCCGCGCTTTCAGCTGCCGTCCCCATCACGAACCGCATGAGATCTGCAGTGGTCAACAACTTCACAGATGCAACCGCAGCAGCGATCAGCATGGCCTTCTTTGCATTCGTAGCTCTTGCCTTGTCAGCCGTGGTTTCTGGATACAAGCTCTCCAAACAAACGTACATGTGA
- the LOC120648831 gene encoding uncharacterized protein LOC120648831 codes for MNAARRVSFARAVLLLGVVALGLWLLSVEFAVVGGGGRAADPAVWAAVAGRRRRTHAQAAVRSPDAWRTREWRREVDRHAAVLRRHLADGMLAASSVAVCLSGAQEAMALRELGVVGAVAVARKRSPPLAVAGNDRRLPFPDSSVDFVYAGRALDRTKRQADLASEAARIMKPDGHGHLVVLTSGAGDAYSLWSLQALLPSLRLLRSRVINGADGSTLRELVFRKHAADVSTTNGTNSAGNCASRDHKLEIIGLAEPLIQQEPAKPWVALKRNIKNIRYLPALADIGFKRRYVYVDVGARSYGSSIGSWFRKQYPRQNHTFEVFAVEADPAFHADYARRKGVTLLPYAAWVRNETLSFEINDGPGKTGHSDAGKPSGRGMGRIRPAAGAMDGVSSAGEVRRIPAFDLAGWLKRTVSEQDYVVMKMDVEGTEFDLIPRMIDTGAICLVDELFLECHYNRWQRCCPGERSPKYPNTYGECLDLFASLRNSGVLVHQWW; via the coding sequence ATGAACGCGGCGAGGCGCGTGTCGTTCGCGCGCGCCGTcctgctcctcggcgtcgtCGCGCTCGGGCTCTGGCTCCTCAGCGTGGAATTCGccgtggtcggcggcggggggagGGCGGCCGACCCCGCCGTCTGGGCAGCGGtggccgggaggaggaggaggacccacGCCCAGGCGGCCGTCCGGTCGCCGGACGCGTGGCGCACCCGCGAGTGGCGGCGGGAGGTGgaccgccacgccgccgtcctccgcagGCACCTCGCGGACGGCATGCtcgccgcgtcctccgtcgccgTCTGCCTCAGCGGCGCCCAGGAGGCGATGGCGCTGCGGGAGCTCGGCGTGGTCGGCGCCGTCGCGGTCGCCAGGAAGCGGTCCCCGCCCCTCGCCGTCGCGGGGAACGACCGCCGGCTCCCGTTCCCAGACTCCTCTGTCGACTTCGTCTACGCCGGGCGCGCCCTCGACCGCACCAAGCGCCAGGCCGACCTCGCCAGCGAGGCAGCACGGATCATGAAGCCGGACGGCCACGGCCACCTCGTGGTCCTCacgtccggcgccggcgacgcctatAGCCTCTGGTCCCTCCAGGCTCTCCTCCCATCCCTCCGATTGCTCCGCTCCCGCGTGATCAACGGCGCGGATGGCTCCACGCTCCGGGAGCTGGTCTTCCGGAAGCATGCAGCTGACGTCTCCACCACCAACGGCACCAATTCCGCCGGCAACTGCGCGAGTCGCGATCACAAGCTCGAAATCATCGGCCTCGCTGAGCCACTGATCCAACAAGAGCCGGCCAAGCCATGGGTCGCGCTGAAGAGGAACATCAAGAACATCAGGTACCTGCCGGCGCTCGCCGACATCGGCTTCAAGCGCCGGTACGTGTACGTCGACGTCGGCGCCCGGAGCTACGGGTCCAGCATCGGCAGCTGGTTCCGGAAGcagtacccgaggcagaaccACACCTTCGAGGTGTTCGCCGTCGAGGCCGACCCGGCGTTCCACGCCGATTACGCCAGGAGGAAAGGCGTCACCCTGCTCCCCTACGCCGCCTGGGTACGGAACGAGACGCTCAGCTTCGAGATCAACGATGGCCCCGGCAAGACGGGTCACAGCGACGCTGGAAAGCCGAGCGGCCGCGGCATGGGCCGGATCAGGCCCGCGGCGGGCGCGATGGACGGGGTGTCTTCCGCCGGCGAGGTGCGGCGCATCCCGGCGTTCGACCTCGCCGGGTGGCTGAAGCGGACGGTGTCGGAACAGGACTACGTGGTGATGAAGATGGACGTGGAGGGCACCGAGTTTGACCTCATCCCGAGGATGATCGACACGGGAGCGATCTGCCTCGTGGACGAGCTGTTCCTCGAGTGCCATTACAACCGATGGCAGAGGTGCTGCCCCGGCGAGCGGTCGCCCAAGTACCCCAACACGTACGGCGAGTGCCTGGATCTGTTCGCCTCACTCCGGAACAGCGGCGTGCTTGTGCATCAATGGTGGTGA
- the LOC120648832 gene encoding uncharacterized protein LOC120648832, whose protein sequence is MGNSLRCCLACVLPCGSFDVIRIVHLSGRIEEYTRPVTAGKVIAAHPNHVLSRPCSQGGARRILIVAPDSELKRGCFYFLVPASSVPEKKRKPPQSQPQQKKARPQKTAPSAAVAKEAKKDDGDRYLAEVLSEGKASLKRRRSGRSTVWRPHLQSILEEDANDS, encoded by the coding sequence ATGGGCAACAGCCTGCGGTGCTGCCTGGCCTGCGTGCTCCCCTGCGGCTCCTTCGACGTGATCAGGATCGTCCACCTCAGCGGCCGCATCGAGGAGTACACCCGCCCGGTCACCGCCGGCAAGGTCATCGCCGCGCACCCCAACCATGTCCTCAGCAGGCCGTGCTCCcagggcggggcgcggcggatcCTGATAGTCGCGCCGGACTCGGAGCTCAAGCGAGGGTGCTTTTATTTCCTGGTGCCGGCATCGTCGGTgccggagaagaagaggaagccgCCGCAGTCGCAGCCGCAGCAGAAGAAGGCACGGCCGCAGAAGACCGCGCCGAGCGCTGCTGTTGCTAAGGAGGCGAAGAAGGACGATGGTGACAGGTACCTGGCGGAGGTGCTGTCGGAGGGCAAGGCCAGCCTGAAGCGCCGCCGGAGCGGCCGTTCCACGGTGTGGCGGCCACACCTTCAGAGCATCCTGGAAGAGGATGCGAATGATTCTTGA